A genomic region of Devosia ginsengisoli contains the following coding sequences:
- a CDS encoding ActR/PrrA/RegA family redox response regulator transcription factor produces MSTIEDLLATDPSLLLVDDDTAFLQRLERAMVRRGFDVRIAGSVADGLAAVAEKPPAYAVVDLRLEDGNGLDVVSALHTRRPDARAVVLTGYGNIATAVTAVKLGAVDYLSKPADADDVINALLATGEDKPEPPENPMSADRVRWEHIQRVYELCDRNVSETARRLNMHRRTLQRILAKRAPR; encoded by the coding sequence ATGAGCACGATCGAAGATCTTCTGGCCACCGACCCCAGCCTGCTGCTTGTCGATGACGACACGGCCTTTCTCCAGCGCCTCGAACGCGCCATGGTGCGGCGGGGCTTCGATGTCCGCATCGCCGGTTCGGTCGCCGATGGCCTAGCCGCCGTAGCGGAGAAGCCACCCGCCTATGCCGTGGTCGACCTGCGGCTCGAGGACGGCAACGGGCTCGACGTGGTCTCGGCGCTGCATACGCGGCGCCCCGATGCACGCGCCGTGGTGCTGACCGGCTATGGCAATATCGCCACGGCCGTAACCGCGGTGAAGCTGGGCGCGGTCGACTATCTCTCCAAGCCGGCCGATGCCGACGATGTCATCAACGCCCTGCTCGCCACCGGCGAGGACAAGCCCGAGCCGCCGGAAAATCCGATGTCGGCCGACCGCGTGCGCTGGGAACATATCCAGCGCGTCTATGAGCTGTGCGACCGCAACGTGTCCGAAACCGCTCGCCGGCTCAACATGCACCGGCGGACGCTGCAGCGGATCCTGGCCAAGCGCGCGCCGCGCTGA
- a CDS encoding ActS/PrrB/RegB family redox-sensitive histidine kinase, protein MTQADGLPLPSTWRPLRLQTLMLLRWLAVGGQTIGVLFVAFGLGFPLPLLECFVLIGLSAALNLWLVLKLGVSHRPTSLQAASQVAFDLLQLGGLLALTGGLHNPFSLLLLAPVSVSATTLPQRATFLIALLAAVIASILSVWHLPLPWAPGERIVFNRIYVIGIWVSIVCGVVFISAYTNRVAHDARQIADALAATELALSRKEQLSALDGMAAAAAHELGTPLSTIALAAKEMRAEAEPGSDLADDVELIIAQAARCRAILAKLRNLGSDGGDPFAAVPLTDLLAEVARPHEGRGKAILFYSEHAAGPAPVFQRSVGLLYGLGNLIENATDFARSTVRVEAAWDHDAVSVSITDDGPGFAPELIARLGEPYLTSRPRDPQGPDANKPGGLGLGVFIAKTLLERTGGRLAFENIAAEGHARVRIVWPRSAVEAEG, encoded by the coding sequence ATGACCCAGGCTGACGGCCTGCCTTTGCCCTCCACCTGGCGGCCCTTGCGGCTGCAAACCCTGATGCTGCTGCGCTGGCTGGCTGTGGGTGGACAGACCATTGGCGTGCTCTTCGTGGCCTTCGGGCTCGGCTTCCCGCTGCCGCTGCTGGAATGTTTCGTGCTGATCGGGCTCTCGGCGGCGCTTAATCTCTGGCTGGTGTTGAAGCTGGGCGTGTCACACCGGCCGACCTCGCTGCAGGCGGCCAGCCAGGTGGCGTTCGACCTGTTGCAGCTCGGGGGCCTGCTGGCGCTGACCGGCGGGCTGCACAATCCGTTCTCGCTGCTGCTGCTGGCGCCAGTTTCGGTATCGGCGACGACGCTGCCGCAGCGGGCGACCTTCCTCATCGCGCTGCTCGCGGCTGTCATCGCATCGATCCTGTCGGTCTGGCACCTGCCGCTGCCCTGGGCGCCGGGCGAGCGGATCGTGTTCAACCGCATCTATGTGATCGGCATCTGGGTCTCCATCGTCTGCGGCGTGGTCTTCATCTCGGCCTATACCAACCGGGTGGCGCATGATGCGCGCCAGATCGCCGACGCCCTGGCGGCGACCGAGCTGGCCCTCTCGCGCAAGGAGCAATTGTCGGCCCTGGACGGCATGGCTGCCGCCGCCGCGCATGAATTGGGCACGCCGCTTTCCACCATTGCCCTCGCCGCCAAGGAAATGCGGGCCGAGGCCGAGCCGGGCAGCGATCTGGCCGATGACGTGGAACTGATCATCGCGCAGGCAGCACGCTGCCGGGCGATCCTGGCCAAGTTGCGCAATCTGGGCAGCGATGGCGGCGATCCCTTCGCGGCCGTGCCGCTGACCGACCTGCTGGCGGAAGTTGCGCGGCCGCATGAAGGGCGCGGCAAGGCGATCCTGTTCTATTCCGAACATGCGGCCGGCCCGGCGCCGGTGTTCCAGCGCAGCGTCGGCCTGCTTTATGGGCTGGGCAACCTCATCGAGAATGCGACGGATTTTGCCCGCAGCACCGTGCGGGTCGAGGCGGCCTGGGATCATGATGCGGTCTCGGTTTCCATTACCGATGACGGGCCGGGCTTCGCCCCCGAGCTGATCGCCCGGCTGGGCGAACCCTATCTCACCAGCCGCCCGCGCGATCCCCAAGGGCCGGACGCCAACAAGCCCGGCGGGCTGGGGCTCGGCGTATTCATCGCCAAAACGCTGCTGGAGCGGACCGGAGGGCGGCTGGCTTTCGAGAATATCGCTGCCGAAGGCCATGCCCGGGTGCGGATCGTCTGGCCACGCAGTGCGGTGGAAGCGGAAGGATAA
- a CDS encoding DUF2852 domain-containing protein translates to MTTAIIKPQWSPLTIALMVMGFIIFWPLGLAVLGYILWGEKFGGSPEKAQAYWNKGKAWCSSNAPRHHRNHWNRSSGMSSSGNAAFDDYRAEQLKRLDEERARLDAEIDAFHEYMANLNKAKDREEFDRFMNERRGSRQGYDQNKPDNGDNNNGWGSNNA, encoded by the coding sequence ATGACCACAGCAATCATCAAACCTCAATGGTCCCCGCTGACCATCGCCCTCATGGTTATGGGCTTCATCATCTTCTGGCCCCTCGGCCTGGCCGTACTGGGCTACATCCTCTGGGGTGAAAAGTTCGGCGGCTCGCCCGAAAAGGCTCAAGCCTACTGGAACAAGGGCAAGGCCTGGTGCAGCTCCAACGCACCGCGCCACCATCGCAACCACTGGAACCGGAGTAGCGGCATGAGCTCGAGCGGCAATGCAGCCTTTGACGACTATCGCGCCGAACAGCTCAAGCGCCTCGATGAAGAGCGCGCCCGCCTCGACGCCGAGATCGATGCCTTCCACGAATATATGGCCAACCTCAACAAGGCCAAGGATCGCGAAGAATTCGATCGTTTCATGAATGAACGCCGCGGTTCGCGCCAGGGCTACGACCAGAACAAGCCCGACAATGGCGACAACAACAACGGCTGGGGCAGCAACAACGCCTAA
- a CDS encoding M48 family metallopeptidase, whose protein sequence is MNLFFRAKPKIPASTTIDIDGAPVTVTVRVNARARSYRLSIPHSGGPLLTLPPHGKWAEAEAFLLRHHNWLAARIRRAPQATSFGDGGIVPLRGIDHRIIGTGKLRGRVEVAEDDGAPVLLVPGEAAHQARRLTDWLKDEAQADLSERTAIHAARLGVTVKSVRMRSQSSRWGSCSSSGNINYNWRLVLAPPFVLDYVAAHEVAHLVEMNHSAAFWATVKRTLPDMEKGRAWLKAHGRQLMAHGG, encoded by the coding sequence ATGAACCTCTTCTTCCGCGCCAAGCCGAAAATCCCTGCCAGCACCACTATCGACATCGATGGTGCGCCGGTGACGGTTACCGTGCGCGTCAATGCGCGGGCACGCAGCTATCGGCTGTCCATTCCCCATAGCGGTGGCCCGCTGCTCACCCTGCCCCCGCATGGCAAATGGGCTGAGGCGGAGGCCTTCCTGTTGCGCCACCACAACTGGCTGGCCGCCCGCATCCGGCGCGCGCCCCAGGCCACCAGCTTCGGCGATGGCGGTATCGTGCCGCTGCGTGGCATCGATCATCGCATCATCGGTACGGGCAAGCTGCGCGGGCGCGTGGAAGTGGCCGAGGACGATGGCGCGCCGGTGCTGCTGGTGCCGGGCGAAGCGGCGCATCAGGCGCGGCGGCTCACCGACTGGCTCAAGGATGAGGCGCAGGCCGATCTTTCCGAGCGCACTGCCATTCATGCCGCGCGGCTGGGCGTGACGGTCAAGAGCGTCAGGATGCGCAGCCAGTCGAGCCGCTGGGGCTCGTGTTCGTCATCGGGCAATATCAATTACAACTGGCGGCTGGTACTGGCCCCGCCCTTCGTGCTCGACTATGTCGCCGCCCACGAAGTCGCCCATCTGGTCGAAATGAACCATTCCGCCGCCTTCTGGGCCACGGTCAAGCGGACCCTGCCCGACATGGAGAAGGGCCGCGCCTGGCTCAAGGCGCATGGGCGGCAATTGATGGCGCATGGGGGATAG